The following DNA comes from Maylandia zebra isolate NMK-2024a linkage group LG6, Mzebra_GT3a, whole genome shotgun sequence.
AGACTACTTTTTATGGTAAAGCCCGCGTGAAATATGTGAAATTCAGAGAAATGTTTGTCACCCATGCCCGCTGACTGCACTGTCAGAAATCACAGTTGCAGTTTGCAGTTGTAAGTTTTGCgggtaaaaacaagaaaagaaaagtgcaaCCCAAATTGCTCTGATATGAGGCAAAGGTTTTCCTGCAGGTGTTGTAACCTACAGCAGACTTTGTTTATAACagacaaatgtattttatgcaaaaaaaacccaaaacaagaccaaaaaaaagaaaagaaaaaaaaaaaagcaagaataAAATtcaggctcttttttttttttgttgctaatctccctttttcttttcacttaaAGAGGACCTATTgtgcttttcctttctttctacATATGTATACATTATCATGGACAAataacaaatagaaaaaaaaacaacctgtgaGTGAAACGCACAGACGAGAAGGCTCAGCTTTAGACTGTTTTTCTACTTCTGGCCCAgtatgatgtcagtgagagcAGATTCCCCTGGTAATTTCAGGGACATAGTTTGGACTGTGAGTACAGACAAAGATCTTCTATTTAGGAttagcagccaatcagaatacAGCCTAAATGAAAAGGGAATGGAGCTATAACTGAACTGAAGGGCTGCATAAAAGGACCAGTATCAGATAAACAAGCATTATTTCAActctgaatcatgcaaagccacTCTATGAAACCATGTTTTGAATGTTCTCAACTCATTGTCAATCCTTCTGCTTACCAGAAGGTTGCCTTAAAAGGGTGAAGAGCTAAAGCAGCTCATGTCAGACACAGAAATGACCTGAAGGGCTGCATCAAGGACTAGTGTTGAATAAATAGGGATCATTTTGCACTGAGACTTATGCAAAGCTTCTctagagtccaagaataaaaatatagagATGCAAACGAGCAGAATAGGTCCACTTTAAACAAATGACTTGCCAAGGTACATAActgttaataatcatcatcatccttaCGTGCTATTACACAGCTTAAATAACAGTGTACGGGAAGAGTTCAATGCTGTCACTAGCTGACTCCTGATTGGTCAGTTTATGCTATAAAGCACAAGCATACGCAACACATCTACACTGAATCTCCACCATCCTTCCACAAGTTATCATATTATTTGTTCATCAGTTATCCTTTTGACTTCTTCTCTATGCATATCACTAGGAGGAAAAGGCACTTGCCCTTCCAAATGTCTTGAATAATCAACTTTGAAGCAAAACTCAAAGAGGCTTTTATCTTCATATGACCATTTCCCTGAAAATTCCCACACTAAAATAAGGTCAGCGAATTAAATAACGTCATCTCCTTTTCCTATAATATGTTTTGGTAAATATTAATTGCCTCCttttcccctcctcctttcataAAATTCAGGAAGTACTGCATGTAATAATGGAAGCCAGTTGGAGTTGAAAAATCGAAGGACAGAGAAAAGAGTAGGTAAGAGAACGCGAGAGTGTGACTTGAAAGTAAAAAGAccataagaaaaacaaagtaaaaatacaGCTACCCAAATATAGCAATACCAAAACGAACACGCGCCACAGAATTTCACAGAATTCCTGATATATAACAATTCACACACAGAGAATACACCTTGGACCTCATGTGAATGACAACACAGTACAAAACAGTAGAAATACAGTTACCACCattgtataatatatatatctTCTATAGTACTTTTCTGAAAAAGTTCTTGGCTAGGTGGAACAAGATGGGGCCTCTCTGCAGCCACTCAAATCAGCAGGTCACATTAAATTCAATGATTTCCATAGAACTAATCAAGAATAAATGCTCTGATTCTCATGTGTGTTTAGGATTGTTTGATGATGTACCAAATTtcaattttatacattttatttcgaTCAGGCACCTCTTCAAATCTGTGTGCAAATTCGTGACATGGTTATTATGTACTTAAAAAGAGATTCACCAGCACTGAGCACCgaaaaccaaataaaaactgttggaattttctcattttgagtATTTACAAATGTCAGATTATTTTCTTGATCAGGAATAAGACAGTTTTCATATTATTTGGGATTTCCGGGTCTTCAGTGCCCATAGGAACCCTGTGTATTTGTCCTGCATTGGTACAAGAGTTCTCCTCCGCTTCCATCCTTTCCTTCATCTGCACTGATCAGAAGTGATAACGTGACAGGAGCGTGCCGTGACGATGCAAGCGAGGCCGCCCggctgtttgtctgtcagtgcAGATGGAGGAGGAGTCCGGCAGAGGGGAAGATTGACTCAGATGCAGCTAAGCTCCATCCTGATGCACCTTCATCTCCCTTCCCTTCCCTCAAGACCGTGCGTCTGTTTTTGACTTCACTATTGTAATCACGCTCGTCGCCGTCGCCACCTTCCCTGGGATGAGCGGACCGATGACCGATGACGccacccctccccctccccctccagcCCTGACCCCGACCCCGACAGTGGGGCTTCGTGCCACAGTCCTGGCGAAGGTCTGTAACGCCTCGTACTTAGACCTCAGAGCGTCCAGCTCAACGCGCATCGAAGCATTCTCATTGGCCAGTTTGTCCAcctcctgctgcagctgagcCTTCTGCTTCTCCAACTCCTCCTTCTGGGTGACACGCTTCACCCGGCAGCTGGCGGCGTAGCCACGATTCTTCAGGGTGCGCCGCCGCTGTTTCAGTTGCAGAATCTCTTCTTTGGTGAGCCCTCGGAGGTGCTGGTTCAGCTCCCGCACCGACATGGTCACCAGCTCCTCGTCTGTGAGGCTGGTGCCATTCTCGCCCGGCTcacgcttcacctgcaggacacaggaaaaagagagaagtgagagagagaaagcagcaATGAGTTGACTGTAAAAAGCCCCGCCTGACACCTTTAAGACCTCATATTATCTGTTACTGCCAGGAAATGTTTATGTGGCCTGAACATTCAGACCTGTATCAGACTCTCCAGTGGCCACGTGTCACCCTGCCAACCCAGAAAACCGAGATTTAGAAGAAGTGGCAGCTGTTGTGCTTTAAGCCAAACCATGACCTTTCTCTAAACTTAATTACCATTAAAGGTGGCTTGGTTAACAACATATTGAAAATAATTCACGTGTTAAATCTGTGACATGATttaaccatccacatttcaaacagtggtTTGTGGTTTACCGATTTCTAAATCCTGAAGAACCCAAGCTTAACCCCAACAAACTCTGGCCCTTGGAgttttttattaaattgttATCCTAAGTGTTGACAATCagggaacaaagaaaataatcatCCTACCATGCACTGTTTTGCTTTCTCCAAACTACTGGGTTAGGGTTACCACATATGATGACTCAGGCCTCAGTTAAGAGGCGAAGTCATTCCCTCCACCACCAAACCCTCAAGCCTGCAAATGTAGACTTTGTCATGCTTTAAAACGGGAAAATATTTCtagtacaaaaacacaaatgagtACATGTAGCACTGGAAAgatttaataaacaaaaaaacaaaaaccccttCATTACTGCATGAATTCAGGGTTAAACTTTGATTTAATCATCACAGTTTGGATTCCTCCATCAGCTGATGCAAAGGTCAGCAGATGACTGTGGTGAATGGCAACAGACATAAATGGACCCAGATCACCCTCTGCACCACGTCCTGGACAAGCAGCAGAGaacttcgtgtgtgtgtgtgagagagactaTGTATTcctatctttgtggggaccaaaaatgAGAAGTTCAGAATCCTGGTCCCCAtaagtttgaaggcatttttgagactcaaaatgttttttagtGAGAGCTAGTACGGGTTAGTAAGGGTTAGGGactcatttttgatggttagggttagggtgagaggctagggaaagcattatgtcaattcgATGTCCCCACCAGATATGAATACCACacgtgtgtgtttcttttcaagctccttaTTCAATTACATTTAgatgtttaattattttgtcACAGGTTGTGTTTAATGGTTTTAGTCATTTTATTTTGGATAAATTCAAAGAAGAGTTTTTAGAAGTAGTATAGGAGGTCCCTCTCCCATGTAACCAGCTCCCAGATCCCAGGACTGGATCAGGTGAtcctgaaccatcccttagttatgccGTGAGAGTCAGGCTGCTGGGGGGACTTCCCAGCATTGAGCATGTTTTTCATGCCTCGTGTGTTTATCCCGCTACAACATGTGAatgatgtttttcttctctactctgtagtttgtgttttgttctcctTGTCTGTGATATCTCTGCGCTCTCTTTTTGTCTCTTCTTTTCCCTCCTCACCTTCCCATCTGCTTATTTAAATTCAAGTTCATTTACATAATCCTTTAAAATGACTGCCCAGAGGCATTTCAAAAAGCCCAGAGGTGTGCCTTCCTTCTAGCATCATTTTGGCTTCAGATGggcattttttaaattctgcGGTCCTCTGAGAaagttttcttttctcatttgatCTTTGACCTCAAACTGTACTGAGTTTGGGGTAGGTAATCACTAAAGGAGAAGCATAAGAAGACAAAATTGTCCATTAGGCATAGGGGTATTGATTTTGatgctttccttttttctctgcttcCCCTCACCCAATCTCAGCAGATAACGGCCCCTCCTTGAGCTTTGTTCTGCCACAGtcaacttcctgttaaaagtcgTTCTTCCTCTCTGCCATCACCACCTCATATGGGATTGTCTCTCTAATATCTTGGGGTTTTTCCCTTACAATATAAATGGCATTGTGAATAAATATGAAATGAGTATTTACTGGTGTATCAGCATCCCTTAGTTATGCCGTCataggttcaggctgctggggACTTCCCGTGACCTGAGCACTTCTTCCCACTGCCATGCATTTATATGCCACTGCTGCATATCATTATCTTTAATCTACTACTTTGTGTTTTTCCCGTATGTTGTTATGGGCTCtgtgtccttttcttttttctcttctctttccgcTCATTCTCCGACCTTTAAGGGCAGATGTCTACTCCTTTCTGGGCCTGGTTCTGCTAGAGGTCTCCCGTTAAAAGTTTTCTCTTCCCAAAGTTCCTGCTGTTAGTGGACCATCTGATTGTTTCATTTCTCTAGaatattgtagggtttttaACTTACCCAACAGCTTACCCTgtataactaaaataaaattgaaacatGCACCTGCTTACCTTCAAGGCTTTATTTCCTTTGTTAGTCGTCGTCATGCCACAAGAGCCTTGCTCTTCTGAATGAACCTGTGGAGATGCAGGAGAGCACAAAACATAAGCAGAGAaacatcacagaaaaaaaacattaaaataaactgtGTTTAAGGACACCCTCTCTTCTAAcagtcaattaaaaaaaaattgcaaaccAATACCTACCAAGAGGAGTGGAGACATGGTAAATCTATATCTACTATGTTGTGGGAGCATGTTCCACTGTTGTATCGGGGTGAGATTGTATGAGTGAAAGTGACAGAAACTTTTCTTAGAATTTTcctgacttcctgtttccttGTGGTTACACTGACATTGCCCACTACCTTTGTGTTGTTGCGCTCTTATTGGCTGGCTTTCTGCCAATAGGAATGAAATGAGTGTGAGTGAAGAGGAAGTGGTAAAAACTGTGGGAAGGACTCCAGGGGAAAACCAACTGTTAGAAcgtccacacaaacacacacgcacacacacacacacacacacacacattctccgTACCAAAGATGAGCAGAAAACAGATATAGACCTACACCTACTGGGGATAAAAATGAAATCATTGATGCCTTTGCACCAAAGTGGAAACGAGACAAAAAAGAATGGAGATACAAATGTGTGAATCAGAAGTCAACAAAGACCGAGCGTGGAAACGCAAAGGATGAGATCAGCCCTTAGAGCGCACGGCTCCATGATGAGCATCTCCGCAAGCTCTCAATGAGAATCTTTGTTTGGtgacctgtgtgtttgtgtgtgttcataaAGGGCGGCTATTGTAGCTGGTGCTGAGCGATCATCATGAGACCAGTCATGACGACGCAGCAGATTCCGGATCTCACTCCCTCCCTTCTCTCCTGCAACACAAATTTCTGCTCTCCTCTCTTGACTTTTTGTTCTTCCCTTCTTCCCTTTAAGGGGAGGACAATACAAGATATGGTTGTCAATCACGagtcattagccaatgagcatgcAGCATCCCTCAGATTCAGAGTCAAATCAAGCCCGAAGTCATCATATCCATTTTAAAAACAGAGACAGCAATGGCAAtaattctcagattaaagcctCACAAGGGGACCTTACAAAGCAATGGACGATGTAAAAATTTACATCAGTCTTAAAGCCcccaaatcacacacacacacacacacacacacacacaaaaaaaaaaaaatcaaacaaacctCAAAGTGTCACAATCCAGAAAGGTTTCTTTATTAACGTTGAGCATTATTGTCACGGGATATATCACAGATGAATGCTGCCTTTCATTTACCTCAGAAGTCGTTGTTGTAGAAGTTGGAATTTTAGGTCTATGATGTAGGAGAGCAGCCGAAAGAAGAAGACAACGTAGAATAACAGAAACAAGAACTGGTACCCTGGATGACTCAGAAAGAATCCAAGATAAAAGATTAGCCTTGTAACAAAGGAGACCTTTCATATTTTGACCAGCCACCTATCCCATCATATGGTGTTATAAGTTGAAAGTTTACCCTAAGATGTACTTTTTGAAGAAGTTTTCTCCAGTGAATTATCagaaaacagatcaaagatcCAGGGTCTATGATATATCCCCTGCTATTGATGCTTAAAGttatagaaaaaaatgttttcatttagaCTAGAATCATTTGGAGTGGTTATAAAATGGATTTGGTTGCAGTTTTCAACAacgcttaaatgtgtttttcagtccTGTCTTATGTGGTTATTTCATGTACTCTTAGTTATGAGGGCTCAAATAtgctggaaaacaaaacagctttaGATCCACCCCTATGCACTCTGAGGGCCTGTAACTCAAACGTAACAGTTTCACAGTATGGTGGTTTGCATCATTTCATTATAATAAAGCTATTCTGAGGGGGTCAGGTGGAAACTTTTCTCACTGGACTAATTTCTACGAAGGCGTTATCACACCTTTCTTAGGTGTGATGACATTTAAATGATACCGGGCAACACGACTCTTTCCATTTTTTCTATCAAAAGACACCAAATGTGTTAGTGAGCCTCCCTCACAACGCATCACTGCCTGCCTGTCTGTTTGTGAGGGGGCTTCAGTATTTGTGCATGCACTGCCACAAATCCTACAGATATAAATAGCTGCAGATcaaagaaaaacatacaaataattatgcatgcacacacacacaaaaaaacatgtcaaatgcacagcaagttaaaaaaaaacaaaaaaacagtttaaaactcAAGGAAGTGGTGAAgagtgaaaaacaacaacaacaaaaaacgcgCAATAACATGCGAGGCTTAATCCGATGGAGAAATGGCACAGCTTCATTTAAAGCATTTGACTTCAGCACTTAAGGTTCTTCTTAATGAGTTACGATCAGTCAGTTAAACACAATCTTTTATTAAAGAGCTTCTTCTTGAGAGCTGAATGTGCCGCTgcactcttctgtttttttaggATGCAGCCTCCCACAGCTGAGGTGCACGCTCGCACAAAAGATGAATCAAAGACATGAAGACTGAGGTTAGCTGCTGGGGGTTGGGTTGATGCAAACAGAGGGGGCATAAAGGGGGCTGTTTCCCTGACAGGCACTGGTTTATTTCCCTTGTGCCCAAACCCCCCCATCCTCCATCTACATAGAAACAAAAAGCAtgctgccaaacacacacacacacacacacacacacacacacacacacacacacacacacacacacacacacacacacacacacacacacacacaaccctgCTGCTATGCCAGCGGGgcacaataaaacacacatgcaaaatggTTGACTGCGAGTACACAAGTGTTTTAAACAATGTCGTACTCGCATACTGCAGAGGTTTGATACCACATTTAACGTCGTAattaaaagcactttaaaagGCACTTTAGATGTTTATATACGCAACATAAAAGGTTGgcatggtggtgcagtggttagcaccatCAAGTCACAGTAAGAAGGTTCCTTGTTTGAATCTTTAGGGCAGCTGGagtgtttctgtgtggagtgtACTGGCATCCTCCCACAATTCAAAGcagttaggttaactggtgatccTGTGTTGGCTATAAATTTGTGGCTCATAGACATTTATAAATCAGTTTTCCACTTTATAAATGCCAATTAATTTCCAAAAAGGTGCCAGGTCTATTCTTGAATCATTCTGCTCTATCACAACACCACCGAATGTAATCAGATTTATAAACCGTAACCAAACACTGAGGAATTACAAGCAGTGTCAAAAGACACAGTATAAACCCCCAGAACTTCAtcactttactttttttaatgttttttttttgtttgtttgtttgttttaacattctgtttacacctggaaaaaaaagtgtgtaaaACTGCAAAACCACTAGAAAAAAACAGTGATAAAAATTTTGGGTGCAGCGCTCAGCATTAATTAATTGGCTCTTTGAGGGTGACTGCATACATAAGCATAATTTATCTGCAAACAGGTAAATCAGAGTCTGCGTTACCTTGTGTCACCTTTACAGaagcaacacaaaacaaaaacctgtaTGTCCTAATCCATCATGGttagacaacaacaacaaatttcAAAAAACTGACTAAGACCAGAGGATAAAACTGCAACAAACTGTGTCTTTTTGGGGCATCTGTAAGTCACCCAGGTTGAGGATCATCTGCTGAGCAAAGGCATCGCCATTCATCTTGggtggacacacaaacacaaagggcCAGAGGTGTCCTTCCCATCATGCTTGTTAGGTGATCGCTGCGGTGTGGTCAATGCCACAGCCACTGTTGCTACaacagagctttttttttttttttttttgctgtggcAGGCTGTATTTTTATGGAGCAACTGAAAGAACGCTGACGACTCAAGAGCAGAGCTGCTTACGGTTACAGCAGAgagacaacacacacaaacacggagGACGGGATGTGAGGACAGGGATGGCAGAAGAGCTGAGAAGTGGTGAAGATGAGTAGAATATGGttggaaggcaaaaaaaaaaaaaagatgagaaagtcaggagggagaaaaaagatAGCAAGgtgaagacagaaaagaagaggaggaggaagaggagaggggcGCTGGTGGTGAAGGAGGACTGAAAGAATGCTGACGTCTCCAGAGCTGATTAGCGTTACACAGAGACATCACACCCACAGCCGAGAAAAATGCTGAGTATGGAGAGAGGACAGGGTGTGAGGAGACGAGGGGGGTGCAAATGACaagggagaaagaagagaagaaaaagagaagcaAGCGAAtagggaggagcaggaggaggagaaggacagAGGAGGAAGGGGGGGTGGGAAAGCATTTCGGTGAAAATGCATCCTCAACACATTTGTAAGAGCTTAGCTGTGGAGTACAGAGAgtgggggagagagaggaggaggacgagTAGGGGGATAaagcccccccaaaaacccTGAACTCAGCAACGACCACAACTAAAACCTCCAATTAGAAAAGTTCTGAAGCTGATCCAATGCAAtgaaaccactgctgaccacctccctctcccctcaaccttctttaacacacaaaataaagaaaagacttCACATCTCTTCCTGTTGACAAATCAAATCCCACAGAAGGGACAGGGGGATAGTCTTGCAAATAAGAgctattaataataaaaaccaaTACATCCACACTCAgacttggggaaaaaaaattaaataaattcaagCATTTATTTTCCCCAAGGCTCATATTGCAACTCCCCGGGCAAACATTTCAGCGACAACTATCTGTCGGCTGACCGTCTTTCTCAACAAAAAAATTTCCACAACAAAAGTGGCGATGATAGAAGTTAACCGCCCTCTGGATGTCCTTGTGGGTTCAAGAATAATTTTATACTACCCTTTTTATTGATTACAgcaaaatgaaattaaacattCTTGATTGGGAGAAAAGTAACCTGACATATCCTCCTTCATTCAggcctttttcttttgttccccAATCTGCATAAGAGACACGTTGATCCCTGTATGAGCCTTGATTCCTCCTTATCCGGTTGCCTGCTAGAGGCAAATATTTATCATTTTTCCAGTTGACTGTATTCATAACACTGTGTTTCCATTGGCTATGCATAGTGAAGTATTATAAGCATGCAAGCAACCTACGTATTCAACAGCACATCTGACGGCAATGATGCTATGCAAAGGTAGACTGTGGACTGGTTGAAAAGTTTACTTGAACAGAAAAGGAAGTGGCAGCAGAGTTCAAAACAAAGATAGAAGCATAGAAAATactgttgtttttaacactcAGTTTCACTTCACTACAGAGaagttctttgtttcttttaacttCTCTCTGTTAAATAGAAGGAGCTAAGCTGAATAACCAACAACATCACAATAAAGAACGAGAATAACTTACAGGCAGGTCGTTTTTGACAGCGCCCCCTGGTGACAGCGCACAGTTATAACATTTAGAGAACGATCCGCGTATGACCAAAGCTCAACCAGGTTGCTGCCATGATGCTAGGCAAAACTTCACTTCACATTCGATGTGAACTATTAGATTACTGGGTCCAACTTTCCTGGCTTTACTCATGACTGCATGATCTACTGGGAAGAGGCACGTTTTTGCTCTCCTTCGACACACATTTCCGACATCAGTCTTGCAGAGCTTcataattttttaataattttatgcATTTTGTGGATTCATTGCGGAAACAGTTTCATAGTGTCAAAGTATTTGTTAGTAAGTTAAAGAGATTTTTATTGAGATAGTCATGCGCTGTCTCAGGCCTACCTTTTCAAGGGGGCTAGGGTCGCTTAACCACATGAACAGGCGTTTTACAATTTTCACATTCATTAGGCTATTAGGGTCCAGGCGATGTGTATTTTGTCAGGATAAGGTTTTTAGTGTACTTCCACATGTCTGTCCGATTTGCATGACTATGCAGACTCGTCTGCAGAGATTTGACTTGACATTGCACCAACTATGCATGTGTAGTTGGCTTCAAAGAACTATGAAATGAGTTACAAGTCAACCGTAGTGTCTCCAGCTGCCCACGCTGCAGCAGAATATAATCACTGCTTAAAGGTGACTGTGCTTTTGGCATCAGGACCCCTCTGCACTGGAACAACCTGCCTGAGGAGGTCAGCCTCCCAGTAGTCACCTTTAAATCACCTCAATGCATTTGCAATGATTTTCTTTTATGCCATGACATTACACGTAAGATCTTCTTACTTGCTGGTAATCAAGCTTCCTAATTTTAGTTTTGCCattgacttttattttttatcattctGTCTTGCACCCAGGATGAAAACCAGGGTAATAGTGCAGCAGGATGTGATCATGGGGCTAATAAAGATagattaaaaagaacaaaggacACAGCATGATGAGACATAGACTGCTTTCTCTCGCAGACAAACAGGATGATGAACTCTCTCTGTGCGGCTGGCTTCAGACAGAGCTCTAATTAATCTTGTTTGCGAGAACCTTTTGCCCCGGCCTCTACTGCCACACAGAGAGGAATTTCTTAGAAAGAGACTTGCTATTTAAGAGCCGGTGGCctgctgcagacacacacagtggaaaATAAATGGCCAGATTAGGCGCTCCAAAAATGACCCGGGGGCTGCGACAAGTGGGTGTTTGCGCACATAAACAAGTGAGCATATATAGCCAATGATCAAGAATAGATTGTAAGAGTCACAAGTCATTTGTGATGCAGTGGCATTGCTGCGTTTATTGAATAATCCGACAATAACAACTGCTTTAACTGTGTCTTCTCCTTCAGGCATTTCTCTAAGCAATAGCGGGGGGGAAACACAAAGGATGGCAGCTGAGTGAAGCAGTAGACGCGCACAGTAGGTCGTAGAGAGGACATGACAGAAAGACATAAAGGAAGCAAAACGTAGGGAGAGTGAATTGAAACCTCAGACAGCTACAAAACTCAGCTCCTGGCAGCAGTCCACCTTGGGTTTGTTAAAAAACAGAGCGAGTAGCTCTCATTGATCCCGTGTGGGCCGAAGATGGTGAGGGAGTCGGTAAATAATTAACGATGAGCTCTGTGTGGAGTCTGATTGAGAATTAGGAATCAGATCAGAGATAATGGCAACCTGTGTGTAGAGAAAAGGGAGGAGCAGCGATACAGGACCTTGGGTCTGAGGAGCTGAGGAGTGACAAGGAGAGAAGTCACTAGTATGGGCTATGTGTGtttgagagtgtgtgtgcgcgtgtgtgttttaGGAAAGGAAGCTATTAACTGGAGGTTATGCAGAGCGTGAAATAAGCATGATAACACAGACAGAATGAGGAGATGgagaaaacacaggaaaagTCATGGAGAAGAGGAGTCTAGACCAAGGGTGTC
Coding sequences within:
- the mafgb gene encoding v-maf avian musculoaponeurotic fibrosarcoma oncogene homolog Gb isoform X2: MTTTNKGNKALKVKREPGENGTSLTDEELVTMSVRELNQHLRGLTKEEILQLKQRRRTLKNRGYAASCRVKRVTQKEELEKQKAQLQQEVDKLANENASMRVELDALRSKYEALQTFARTVARSPTVGVGVRAGGGGGGVASSVIGPLIPGKVATATSVITIVKSKTDARS
- the mafgb gene encoding v-maf avian musculoaponeurotic fibrosarcoma oncogene homolog Gb isoform X1; this encodes MCVCVCVCVRVCLCGRSNSWFSPGVLPTVFTTSSSLTLISFLLAESQPIRAQQHKGSGQCQCNHKETGSQENSKKSFCHFHSYNLTPIQQWNMLPQHSRYRFTMSPLLLVHSEEQGSCGMTTTNKGNKALKVKREPGENGTSLTDEELVTMSVRELNQHLRGLTKEEILQLKQRRRTLKNRGYAASCRVKRVTQKEELEKQKAQLQQEVDKLANENASMRVELDALRSKYEALQTFARTVARSPTVGVGVRAGGGGGGVASSVIGPLIPGKVATATSVITIVKSKTDARS